The bacterium genome window below encodes:
- a CDS encoding radical SAM protein: protein MNRINETNPDDVGANKLRVTEIYLSIQGESTFAGLPCVFVRTTGCPLRCVWCDTAYAFHGGETMTIDAIAREVATHGVSLVEVTGGEPLAQKNVPTLLARLCDDGFSVLLETAGAHDIGVVDPRVRVIMDIKCPDSGEEPKNRRENIALLKPIDEVKFVLASRRDYEYARDTIREYDLGAKCAVLISTVFDALDRADVVRWMLDDKLPARFQLQMHKFVWPPEATGV, encoded by the coding sequence ATGAATCGAATAAACGAAACGAACCCGGACGACGTAGGCGCGAATAAGCTGCGCGTTACGGAGATCTACCTTTCCATCCAGGGAGAGTCGACGTTCGCGGGGCTGCCGTGCGTCTTTGTGCGGACGACCGGATGTCCGTTGCGTTGCGTGTGGTGCGATACGGCGTACGCGTTTCATGGCGGCGAGACTATGACGATCGACGCCATCGCGCGCGAGGTGGCGACGCACGGCGTTTCGCTCGTGGAGGTGACCGGCGGTGAGCCGCTCGCGCAAAAAAATGTTCCGACGCTGCTGGCGCGCCTTTGCGACGACGGCTTTTCCGTGCTGCTGGAAACCGCGGGCGCGCACGACATCGGCGTCGTCGATCCGCGCGTGCGCGTCATCATGGATATCAAGTGCCCGGACTCCGGCGAGGAGCCGAAAAACCGGCGGGAGAACATCGCCCTCCTCAAGCCGATCGACGAGGTGAAGTTCGTGCTCGCCAGCCGGCGCGACTACGAATATGCGCGCGACACGATTCGCGAATACGACCTTGGCGCGAAATGCGCCGTGTTGATTTCGACCGTGTTCGATGCGCTCGACCGCGCGGACGTGGTGCGCTGGATGCTCGATGACAAATTGCCCGCGCGCTTTCAGTTGCAGATGCACAAGTTCGTCTGGCCGCCGGAGGCAACGGGCGTGTGA
- a CDS encoding nitroreductase, which translates to MDAMEVLLTRRTIYKFKTDDVPDEAIREAINAATHAPNHKLTRPWRFVRVGRETRKALLEIATDLKKPTTDAGHEAVRMKTLDPPVLIVVTRVLTDDAFRAREDYAACACATQNLMLALHARGIGSHWGTGGLTRDPRSYELFGIDKGKEEITAFVWVGYAETTPSPERPPWEEFYRELP; encoded by the coding sequence ATGGACGCGATGGAGGTGCTGCTCACAAGGCGGACGATTTACAAATTCAAGACCGACGACGTGCCGGACGAAGCGATCCGCGAGGCGATCAACGCGGCGACGCACGCGCCGAATCACAAACTGACGCGGCCGTGGCGTTTTGTGCGCGTCGGGCGCGAAACGCGAAAGGCGCTGCTTGAGATTGCGACCGACCTGAAAAAGCCGACGACAGACGCGGGCCACGAGGCGGTGCGCATGAAGACCCTGGATCCGCCGGTGCTCATCGTGGTGACGCGCGTCCTGACCGACGACGCGTTTCGCGCCCGCGAGGACTACGCGGCGTGCGCGTGCGCGACGCAAAACCTGATGCTGGCCTTGCACGCGCGCGGCATCGGTTCGCACTGGGGCACGGGCGGCCTGACGCGCGATCCACGCAGCTACGAGTTGTTCGGCATCGACAAGGGGAAAGAAGAGATCACCGCGTTCGTGTGGGTCGGTTACGCCGAGACGACGCCAAGCCCCGAGCGCCCGCCGTGGGAGGAGTTTTACCGCGAGTTGCCGTGA
- a CDS encoding B12-binding domain-containing radical SAM protein, with protein MKTIVFAVPREEDPVVFTFAPLAILGLARQVRDAGYTPVILDGKKLGDDYMPAMERAIKDDPALLWCSGKTGRQLRDLCASAKLAKQINPDLPVAFGGWHASMDVERTLAADFVDFVIRNQAERPLPLLINGLQAGASMEELQKIKGLAGKDPDGHVWYAPENDWERNLDVFGYLPWELVDMEFYVTGDHGRSQPMTTGGRRTINYTFSRGCHGMCSFCHITALWNRAWFSHSPEHALNEIGRLVNEYKVDGIDFHDSNFFTGLPRARALVDGIIERGYEFRWKCSVRADQVNAFDDELMDKIVRSGGRDFAIGAEGGTNRVMGLVAKEIVPNDVIECSKRCAKWGILPEYSFMVGFPDEKNWEDTKATLAFMARLRQITPNALAEYFYYTPFPGTPLFKDYAAKYMPRHDTIEDYVKFSTYSANMPWIDDRLPKILKMATSFYFRFAIPNDDMRERMKRHDAIGIGLRVMNKVANWRVKNRRYGFPIEYKLARFVKDTLIPKFGVGSRLKDVMAH; from the coding sequence ATGAAAACGATCGTCTTCGCCGTTCCGCGAGAAGAGGATCCCGTTGTCTTCACGTTCGCGCCGTTGGCGATCCTCGGCCTGGCCCGGCAGGTGAGGGACGCCGGGTATACGCCCGTCATCCTGGATGGGAAAAAGCTCGGCGACGACTACATGCCGGCGATGGAACGCGCGATCAAGGACGATCCCGCGCTTTTGTGGTGCTCCGGAAAGACCGGCCGGCAGCTTCGCGATCTTTGCGCGTCGGCCAAACTCGCCAAGCAGATCAATCCCGATTTGCCGGTCGCGTTCGGCGGATGGCACGCGTCGATGGACGTGGAACGCACGCTCGCCGCGGACTTCGTGGATTTCGTCATCCGCAACCAGGCCGAACGCCCGCTGCCCTTGCTCATCAACGGCCTTCAGGCCGGGGCGTCGATGGAGGAGTTGCAAAAGATCAAGGGCCTCGCCGGAAAGGATCCCGACGGCCACGTGTGGTACGCGCCCGAAAATGACTGGGAGCGCAACCTGGACGTTTTCGGCTACCTGCCGTGGGAACTTGTCGACATGGAGTTCTACGTCACCGGCGATCACGGCCGCAGCCAGCCCATGACCACCGGCGGCAGGCGCACGATCAATTACACGTTCTCGCGCGGGTGCCACGGCATGTGCAGCTTCTGCCACATCACGGCGCTGTGGAACCGCGCGTGGTTCAGCCATTCGCCCGAACACGCGCTGAACGAAATCGGCCGCCTCGTCAACGAATACAAGGTGGACGGCATCGACTTTCACGACTCCAATTTCTTCACGGGCCTTCCGCGCGCCCGCGCGCTCGTGGATGGCATCATTGAGCGCGGCTACGAATTCCGATGGAAGTGCTCCGTGCGCGCCGACCAGGTGAACGCGTTCGACGACGAATTGATGGACAAGATCGTCCGCTCCGGCGGCCGCGATTTCGCGATCGGTGCCGAGGGCGGCACCAACCGCGTCATGGGCCTAGTGGCGAAAGAGATCGTGCCCAACGACGTCATCGAGTGCTCAAAGCGGTGCGCGAAGTGGGGAATCCTGCCCGAATATTCGTTCATGGTCGGCTTCCCGGATGAGAAAAACTGGGAAGACACCAAGGCGACGCTCGCGTTCATGGCGCGCCTGCGCCAGATCACGCCGAACGCGCTCGCGGAATATTTCTACTACACGCCATTCCCGGGCACGCCGCTTTTCAAGGACTACGCCGCCAAATACATGCCGCGCCACGACACCATCGAGGACTACGTAAAGTTTTCGACCTACAGCGCGAACATGCCGTGGATCGACGACCGCCTGCCGAAGATCCTGAAGATGGCGACGTCGTTCTACTTCCGCTTCGCGATCCCGAACGACGACATGCGCGAACGCATGAAACGCCACGACGCGATCGGCATCGGCCTGCGCGTCATGAACAAGGTCGCCAACTGGCGCGTCAAAAACCGGCGCTACGGCTTCCCGATCGAATACAAACTCGCGCGTTTCGTGAAGGACACGCTCATCCCGAAGTTCGGCGTCGGCTCGCGCCTGAAGGACGTGATGGCGCATTAG